The Leucobacter viscericola genome includes a window with the following:
- the recR gene encoding recombination mediator RecR: MYDGIIQDLIDEFGRLPGIGPKSAQRIAFHILQTQNFDVTRLAELLTDVREKVRFCEVCGNITEQEQCAICRDPRRDETIICVVEEPKDVVAIERTRQFRGLYHVLGGAISPIDGIGPDDLSIPKLMQRLGSGEVKEVILATDPNLEGEATAAYLSRLLTAIEVPVSRLASGLPVGGDLEFADEVTLGRAFEGRRKVE; this comes from the coding sequence GTGTACGACGGAATTATTCAAGACCTGATCGACGAGTTCGGCAGGCTCCCCGGAATCGGACCGAAGTCGGCCCAGCGCATCGCGTTCCACATTCTGCAGACGCAGAACTTCGACGTGACCAGGCTCGCCGAGCTGCTCACCGATGTGCGCGAAAAGGTGCGATTCTGCGAGGTGTGCGGCAATATCACGGAGCAGGAGCAGTGCGCGATCTGCCGCGATCCACGGCGCGACGAAACCATCATCTGCGTGGTCGAAGAGCCGAAGGACGTGGTTGCGATCGAGCGCACCCGCCAGTTCCGCGGGCTCTACCACGTGCTCGGCGGAGCCATCAGTCCGATCGACGGCATCGGCCCTGACGATCTCAGTATCCCGAAGCTCATGCAGCGCCTCGGCTCGGGCGAGGTGAAAGAGGTGATCCTCGCCACCGATCCGAACCTAGAGGGTGAGGCGACCGCCGCCTACCTCTCGCGCCTGCTCACCGCAATCGAGGTGCCCGTCTCTCGCCTTGCCTCAGGCCTCCCCGTCGGTGGCGACCTCGAGTTTGCTGACGAGGTCACGCTCGGGCGGGCGTTTGAGGGGCGTCGGAAGGTCGAGTAG
- a CDS encoding 3' terminal RNA ribose 2'-O-methyltransferase Hen1 codes for MLVTVTYEPQLELAATGAKSVNAEQAVSIPSNTDATALSYLLRKHPERVQKFNAPVGDIHVFYPEVTPERCTVAMLLEADPVGLARNKRFRGDAMSLGHYVNDRPYAASSMLAVAIGTVFRSAMNGQNEEFPELAVAAIPLQVEIPAVSAVGTQTDLARTLFEGCGWEYTEEVLPLDPNYPEWGPSRYRSITLRGLIPLSIALRQLYVLLPVLDDSKHYWVGDAEVDKLTRAGEGWLAEHPNRELITRRYLLNQRDLVAQSEVANESSIITAADSQAAKQGPPLRIQRAEAVLETLREARAHTVIDMGCGPGALLTRLAADRSFTKILGSDVSARSLEQAAKALNLDRASDADRERIELVHGSVVYRDERLRGFDAMVLMEVIEHVDPSRLDALEDAVFACARPTSVIVTTPNVEYNNLYPDLAHGSARHDDHRFEWTRAEFRDWAETVAERQNYVVELRAVGPDDSSYGSPTQLALFRREARA; via the coding sequence ATGCTAGTTACCGTGACCTACGAACCGCAGCTGGAGCTTGCTGCCACAGGCGCAAAAAGCGTAAATGCCGAACAAGCAGTCTCGATCCCGAGTAATACCGACGCGACTGCACTGAGCTACCTCCTTCGTAAGCATCCCGAGCGCGTTCAAAAGTTCAACGCACCCGTTGGCGATATTCACGTCTTTTACCCCGAGGTCACTCCTGAGCGGTGCACCGTCGCGATGCTGCTCGAGGCGGATCCTGTCGGTCTCGCCCGCAACAAGCGCTTTCGCGGTGATGCCATGTCTCTCGGCCACTATGTAAACGACAGGCCGTACGCAGCTTCAAGCATGCTCGCTGTCGCGATTGGAACAGTCTTTCGCTCGGCCATGAACGGACAAAACGAGGAGTTTCCAGAGCTCGCGGTTGCCGCGATTCCGTTGCAGGTCGAGATTCCCGCGGTTTCTGCTGTGGGCACACAAACAGACCTTGCTCGGACACTCTTTGAGGGCTGCGGCTGGGAGTACACGGAAGAAGTGCTGCCGCTCGATCCGAATTACCCCGAGTGGGGTCCGTCGCGTTACCGCTCGATTACTCTACGCGGCCTCATCCCGCTTTCTATCGCTCTGCGGCAGCTGTACGTGTTGTTGCCCGTGCTCGACGACTCAAAGCACTACTGGGTGGGCGACGCCGAAGTCGACAAACTGACGAGGGCCGGAGAAGGATGGCTTGCCGAACACCCGAATCGTGAACTCATCACCCGCCGCTACCTGCTCAATCAGCGTGACCTTGTTGCACAGTCCGAAGTGGCGAACGAGTCGAGCATCATCACAGCCGCTGATTCGCAGGCTGCGAAACAGGGTCCACCGCTTCGAATTCAGCGGGCCGAAGCGGTCCTAGAAACCTTGCGCGAGGCACGTGCGCACACCGTGATTGACATGGGGTGCGGTCCCGGTGCTTTGCTGACGAGGCTTGCTGCCGACCGATCCTTCACGAAGATCCTGGGAAGCGACGTTTCAGCGCGCTCCCTCGAGCAGGCAGCCAAAGCGCTGAACCTAGACCGTGCCTCGGATGCCGACCGTGAGCGGATTGAGCTGGTGCACGGCTCCGTTGTGTACCGAGACGAACGACTGCGCGGTTTTGATGCGATGGTGCTCATGGAGGTGATCGAGCACGTTGATCCCTCACGACTCGACGCGCTCGAAGACGCTGTCTTTGCGTGTGCACGACCGACATCTGTCATCGTGACCACTCCAAATGTCGAATACAACAACCTGTACCCAGATCTCGCACACGGTTCTGCCCGTCACGATGATCACCGATTCGAATGGACCCGAGCAGAATTCCGCGATTGGGCCGAGACCGTCGCAGAACGCCAGAACTACGTGGTTGAGCTGCGGGCGGTGGGGCCTGATGACTCTTCCTACGGATCTCCAACTCAATTAGCACTCTTTCGCAGGGAGGCACGCGCATGA
- a CDS encoding DNA polymerase III subunit gamma and tau: protein MVAALYRRYRPDSFAEMIGQSQVTEPLMTALRTGRVGHAYLFSGPRGCGKTTSARILARCLNCAEGPTDVPCGTCPSCVELSRDGGGSLDVVEIDAASHGGVDDARDLRERAVFAPARDRFKIFIIDEAHMVTPGGFNALLKIVEEPPPHVKFIFATTEPDKVIGTIRSRTHHYPFRLIAPATLIDYVQSLCDSEGVQVEPGVLPLVVRAGGGSARDTLSILDQLIAGSEDNLVTAIRAAGLLGFTHTELLDDVVVAFGAHDAAAAFQATDRVVQTGQDPRRFVEDLLERLRDLIVVTATTVEGAAAVFRGVPQDQLTRMFEQAQAFGPGELSRIADTVSATLDKMAGATAPRLQLELMIARALVVHGESAQRGGAPQAQPVTAQPARGVTPAAPNQGSGAPAQPAAPSRPAHDPVAALAAARGAATAPAAPPTPEPAVATPAAPVSAQNNAVPNNGAPNAAQTAASIRDFLREDDSVATPPAAQQPAPQEAPQPTAQAPRPAEPASAPHPNEAAASFGRPISDILSTSQIESIGSEPVAAPATPAPAPAPASGAGTDQAEGSQAAVPGPAAEAPAGANADGPAPQPVDGGEGSELEDLLEVWPDLLEEILERDREAWNAVRSVVPLSLEGDVLAVGLASQSDLAAFKSVGAGPLREAILSAVGVSVKYVPKRLPEGHAAGAQNAPRETQTGSAADAEEPHRAGQSSPVSQTAQSAQTNSDDPEQRAAARLSALGPALAAPAWADPQPDAVPSIAEVLETSSTPEPESAAVDETAQAPAVSSEEPAAEQAVPAQPSAEAPDAYVEPSDDLYGDGDPYAEGDPYAESSAGVAQDAAEQSQSQVQVQVQVQAAAAPEAATSNPEPADPEPTEAVEAAADPSPAAEPKSSAAAPPQETVRAAPTFTRYGEAVVREVLGARFIEERPLPPRQEA from the coding sequence GTGGTTGCAGCTCTCTATCGCCGTTATCGGCCAGACTCCTTCGCCGAGATGATCGGTCAGTCCCAAGTGACTGAGCCGTTGATGACCGCGCTGCGCACAGGCAGAGTCGGTCACGCCTACCTGTTTAGCGGGCCGCGAGGCTGTGGCAAAACGACCTCGGCCAGAATCTTGGCGCGCTGCCTCAACTGCGCTGAGGGCCCAACCGACGTTCCCTGTGGCACGTGCCCAAGCTGTGTTGAACTGAGCCGTGACGGTGGTGGGTCGCTCGACGTTGTTGAGATTGACGCCGCGAGCCACGGTGGTGTTGACGACGCACGCGACCTTCGTGAACGTGCCGTGTTCGCGCCCGCTCGCGACCGCTTCAAGATCTTCATTATTGACGAGGCGCACATGGTGACCCCGGGTGGCTTCAACGCTCTGCTGAAGATTGTTGAAGAGCCGCCGCCGCACGTGAAGTTCATCTTTGCGACGACCGAGCCCGACAAGGTCATCGGCACGATCCGCTCGCGCACGCACCACTATCCATTCCGTCTGATCGCCCCCGCAACTCTGATCGACTACGTGCAGAGTCTGTGCGATAGCGAGGGTGTGCAGGTTGAGCCCGGTGTGCTGCCCCTCGTTGTGCGCGCCGGTGGCGGGTCAGCGCGTGACACACTTTCGATTCTTGATCAGCTGATTGCGGGATCCGAAGACAACCTCGTGACCGCAATTCGCGCGGCAGGTCTGCTCGGATTCACGCACACCGAACTGCTCGACGACGTAGTGGTGGCCTTTGGGGCGCACGATGCCGCGGCGGCATTCCAGGCTACCGATCGTGTGGTGCAGACCGGGCAGGATCCGCGACGCTTTGTTGAAGATCTGCTCGAGCGGTTGCGCGACCTGATCGTTGTGACGGCCACAACCGTTGAGGGCGCTGCTGCGGTGTTCCGCGGTGTTCCGCAGGATCAGCTCACGCGTATGTTCGAGCAGGCTCAGGCATTTGGGCCCGGTGAACTGTCACGCATCGCTGACACTGTGAGCGCGACACTCGACAAGATGGCGGGAGCGACTGCTCCACGCCTGCAGCTCGAACTGATGATCGCTCGTGCGCTCGTGGTGCACGGCGAGAGTGCGCAGCGCGGTGGTGCCCCGCAGGCTCAGCCGGTCACGGCTCAGCCAGCGCGCGGCGTGACTCCTGCCGCTCCAAACCAGGGGAGTGGTGCCCCGGCTCAACCCGCCGCCCCGAGCCGCCCGGCTCACGATCCGGTCGCAGCTCTCGCGGCCGCTCGTGGCGCAGCGACAGCCCCCGCGGCCCCACCGACGCCCGAACCGGCCGTAGCAACACCCGCCGCTCCTGTCAGCGCACAAAACAACGCTGTGCCAAACAATGGCGCACCCAATGCGGCGCAGACTGCGGCCTCGATTCGCGACTTCTTGCGTGAAGATGACTCAGTGGCAACACCGCCGGCTGCCCAGCAGCCCGCGCCGCAGGAAGCCCCGCAGCCGACGGCTCAGGCCCCGCGGCCCGCCGAACCGGCTTCTGCCCCTCACCCGAACGAGGCGGCGGCATCCTTTGGACGACCGATCTCTGACATCCTCAGCACGAGCCAGATCGAAAGCATTGGTTCTGAACCAGTTGCGGCACCAGCAACACCGGCCCCAGCCCCCGCGCCCGCGAGCGGCGCAGGAACCGACCAGGCGGAAGGCTCTCAAGCCGCAGTGCCCGGCCCGGCAGCCGAGGCTCCCGCCGGTGCAAATGCTGACGGCCCCGCCCCGCAGCCTGTTGATGGGGGCGAAGGGTCGGAGCTTGAAGACCTGCTTGAGGTGTGGCCCGACCTGCTTGAAGAGATTCTTGAGCGCGACCGTGAGGCCTGGAACGCTGTCCGATCGGTTGTACCGCTCTCGCTTGAGGGCGACGTGCTGGCGGTTGGACTCGCTTCGCAGTCAGACCTTGCGGCATTTAAGTCCGTGGGAGCTGGACCGCTTCGCGAGGCAATCCTGTCCGCGGTCGGCGTGAGCGTGAAGTATGTTCCGAAGCGCCTGCCCGAGGGCCATGCTGCCGGAGCGCAGAATGCTCCGCGGGAGACTCAGACCGGTTCAGCGGCTGACGCAGAGGAGCCCCATCGAGCGGGGCAATCCAGCCCGGTCAGCCAAACTGCTCAGAGCGCACAAACGAACTCCGACGACCCTGAACAGCGCGCTGCCGCGCGACTCAGTGCGCTCGGGCCCGCGCTCGCCGCGCCGGCGTGGGCGGATCCGCAGCCCGACGCGGTTCCCTCGATCGCCGAGGTGCTTGAAACCTCGTCGACGCCCGAGCCAGAATCCGCCGCGGTAGACGAGACCGCACAGGCTCCAGCCGTCTCTTCGGAGGAACCCGCCGCTGAGCAGGCTGTGCCAGCGCAGCCCTCTGCTGAGGCGCCGGATGCATACGTTGAACCCAGTGATGACCTCTACGGAGACGGTGACCCCTACGCCGAGGGGGACCCCTATGCAGAAAGTTCTGCTGGAGTCGCTCAAGACGCTGCTGAGCAGTCGCAGTCGCAGGTGCAGGTGCAGGTGCAGGTGCAGGCGGCTGCAGCGCCCGAAGCCGCGACCTCGAACCCGGAACCCGCCGATCCCGAGCCGACCGAAGCGGTCGAAGCAGCGGCAGATCCGTCGCCGGCGGCTGAGCCCAAATCAAGTGCTGCCGCCCCGCCGCAAGAGACAGTGCGCGCGGCACCGACTTTCACTCGCTACGGTGAGGCCGTCGTGCGTGAAGTGCTGGGGGCCCGTTTTATTGAGGAGCGACCGCTCCCACCTCGCCAGGAGGCATAG